The following are from one region of the Nymphaea colorata isolate Beijing-Zhang1983 chromosome 7, ASM883128v2, whole genome shotgun sequence genome:
- the LOC116257437 gene encoding zinc transporter 2-like, with the protein MSPFRFFVFVFAVAGVLLSAEVASGHGGSHDDDTGGGEGEPAPDLRSKGLIVVKVLCLIIVFAATFLGGISPYFCKWDEGFLLVGTQFAGGVFLGTAMIHFLSDSNETFEDLTSKSYPFAFMLACAGYLLTMLADCVILSVYEKRATGCGGDVEKESKGAAAELKDGRGQEQSTIQMNNSMGGQFLRSTAALTSATSLGDSIILIVALCFHSVFEGIAIGVAENKAGAWKALWTISLHKVFAAIAMGIALLRMIPDRPFLSCAAYAFAFAISSPIGVAIGIIIDATTQGPVADWIYAISMGLACGVFVYVSINHLLAKGFVPQRPTPLNSPFNKFLAVLLGVGVIAVVMIWDT; encoded by the exons ATGAGCCCCTTCCGCTTCTTCGTCTTCGTCTTTGCCGTCGCCGGCGTCCTACTCTCCGCCGAGGTCGCTTCCGGCCATGGAGGATCGCACGATGATGACACCGGAGGGGGTGAAGGAGAGCCTGCCCCGGACCTGAGGTCTAAGGGGTTGATCGTGGTCAAGGTCCTGTGCCTCATCATCGTCTTTGCGGCGACGTTCCTCGGGGGCATCTCCCCTTATTTCTGCAAGTGGGACGAGGGCTTCCTCCTGGTGGGGACGCAGTTCGCCGGCGGCGTGTTCCTCGGCACGGCGATGATACACTTCCTGTCCGACTCCAACGAGACGTTTGAGGACCTCACCAGCAAAAGCTACCCCTTCGCCTTCATGCTTGCCTGCGCCGGCTACCTCCTTACTATGCTCGCCGACTGCGTGATCCTCTCTGTTTACGAGAAGCGGGCCACCGGCTGCGGTGGAGACGTCGAGAAGGAGAGCAAAG GGGCTGCTGCAGAACTGAAAGATGGGCGTGGGCAAGAACAATCAACGATCCAG ATGAATAACAGTATGGGAGGGCAATTTTTAAGATCAACGGCGGCCTTAACCAGTGCTACTTCCCTGGGCGATAGCATCATATTGATTGTTGCCCTTTGTTTTCATTCAGTATTTGAAGGAATTGCAATTGGGGTTGCAG AAAACAAAGCTGGTGCTTGGAAAGCACTATGGACAATCTCCTTGCACAAGGTGTTTGCTGCTATTGCGATGGGTATAGCATTGCTGCGCATGATTCCAGATCGCCCCTTCTTGTCTTGTGCTGCTTATGCCTTTGCTTTCGCCATCTCCAGTCCAATAGGGGTCGCCATTGGAATTATAATAGATGCTACAACACAAGGCCCAGTCGCAGACTGGATATATGCCATCTCCATGGGTTTGGCTTGTGGGGTATTTGTATATGTATCGATAAACCATCTGCTTGCTAAGGGGTTTGTACCACAGAGGCCGACTCCACTCAATTCTCCATTCAACAAATTCCTGGCCGTACTCCTGGGGGTTGGTGTTATTGCTGTTGTAATGATCTGGGACACATGA